Proteins encoded within one genomic window of Sphaerotilus montanus:
- a CDS encoding glycosyltransferase family 39 protein, producing MKTRNSRPDGTCAEAAPVAGVAAGAGRRSVPWLPEGGLRWAVSARGLIHPPLLAAGLVLVWVLVAWWTNTAQYGDHFEQLSWAQSMEWGYHKHPPLPSWLLAAAIRVGGLHAWWPSVLAGGCIALNLVLTWRIACWLIGEDRAGLAVLFAGLQQGFMGKAQLFNHNSVLVVCVSAVVLLALRATQLEAARPARQQTLRWALVGVVAGLAMLSKYQAALPLIGVVVAMWRSGALARPANRQGLALAVVIALLMLAPHVAWVATHGWSTVAYATQSGVSQSAGERLAGVVKFLVIQLRVLSPALLMLALVAGWSGRRGTDRAARMPQPVRGDDRPAPQWIWLSSLLGVPVAGVLVAALMGGLRLQDHWGIQTFQFMGLVAAALWPWPVRPAWRRCVAVALVLHGVFLLAHSAPRWTDMARSTRARVDEFYPARAMADAMRAQWLAAVPAGCTLRYVRGPGFEAGIIGLYAPEHPAVVDDNLLHTPWLQLADFAEAGHLAVRLGTPPELDDWSSGPVLRGEFSFDVPAQRQAPHQTLHWMIVPPARCAAP from the coding sequence GTGAAAACGAGAAACAGCCGTCCGGATGGTACCTGTGCAGAGGCCGCGCCTGTGGCCGGTGTGGCCGCCGGAGCCGGTCGGCGGTCGGTGCCGTGGCTGCCCGAAGGGGGGCTGCGGTGGGCGGTCTCGGCGCGTGGGCTGATCCACCCCCCGCTGCTGGCCGCAGGGCTGGTGCTGGTCTGGGTGCTGGTGGCCTGGTGGACCAACACGGCGCAGTACGGGGACCACTTCGAGCAGCTGTCCTGGGCACAGTCGATGGAGTGGGGCTACCACAAGCACCCGCCGCTGCCGAGCTGGCTGCTGGCCGCCGCGATCCGCGTGGGGGGGCTGCATGCGTGGTGGCCATCCGTGCTGGCCGGGGGCTGCATTGCCCTGAACCTGGTACTGACCTGGCGCATTGCGTGCTGGCTGATCGGCGAGGACCGTGCAGGGCTGGCCGTGCTGTTCGCCGGCTTGCAGCAGGGCTTCATGGGCAAGGCGCAGCTGTTCAACCACAACTCGGTGCTGGTGGTCTGCGTGTCGGCGGTCGTGTTGCTGGCGCTGCGGGCCACGCAGCTGGAGGCAGCGCGTCCGGCGCGGCAGCAGACCCTGCGCTGGGCACTGGTCGGTGTGGTGGCCGGGCTGGCGATGCTGTCGAAATACCAGGCCGCGCTGCCGCTGATCGGCGTGGTGGTGGCGATGTGGCGCTCGGGTGCGCTGGCGCGTCCCGCGAATCGCCAGGGGCTGGCGCTGGCGGTGGTGATCGCGCTGCTGATGCTGGCACCGCACGTGGCCTGGGTGGCCACGCACGGCTGGAGCACGGTGGCCTACGCGACGCAGTCGGGGGTGTCCCAGTCCGCTGGCGAGCGCCTGGCCGGGGTGGTCAAGTTTCTGGTGATCCAGCTGCGGGTGCTGTCGCCGGCGCTGCTGATGCTGGCGCTGGTGGCCGGCTGGTCCGGCCGGCGCGGGACGGACAGGGCGGCCCGGATGCCCCAGCCCGTGCGCGGCGACGACCGTCCGGCACCGCAGTGGATCTGGCTGTCCAGCCTGCTGGGTGTGCCGGTGGCGGGCGTGCTGGTGGCGGCATTGATGGGGGGGCTGCGCCTGCAGGACCACTGGGGCATCCAGACCTTCCAGTTCATGGGCCTCGTGGCGGCTGCGCTCTGGCCCTGGCCGGTGCGGCCGGCGTGGCGTCGCTGCGTGGCGGTGGCGCTGGTGCTGCACGGCGTGTTCTTGCTGGCCCATTCCGCGCCGCGCTGGACGGACATGGCCCGTTCGACCAGAGCCCGTGTCGACGAGTTCTACCCGGCCCGCGCCATGGCCGATGCCATGCGCGCGCAGTGGCTGGCCGCCGTGCCCGCGGGTTGCACGCTGCGCTATGTGCGTGGTCCGGGATTCGAGGCCGGCATCATCGGGCTCTATGCGCCCGAGCATCCGGCCGTGGTGGACGACAACCTGCTGCACACGCCGTGGCTGCAGCTGGCGGACTTCGCCGAGGCGGGGCATCTCGCGGTTCGGCTCGGCACGCCGCCGGAGCTGGACGACTGGTCGTCCGGTCCGGTGTTGCGGGGGGAGTTCAGTTTTGATGTCCCGGCGCAGCGGCAAGCACCGCACCAGACGCTCCACTGGATGATCGTTCCGCCAGCACGTTGCGCAGCGCCGTGA
- a CDS encoding GtrA family protein, with protein MSKDRWQGVRFIAVGTTAAAVHWGVVRLTVESMEVAPLVANVAGWMIAFVVSFSGHRFWTFGATTGVGTGQSLWRFVLVSGTGFAVNEVCYAALLRAGGLRYDLALGVVLVGLAVATFVVSRLWVFRAASPG; from the coding sequence ATGTCGAAAGATCGTTGGCAAGGCGTGCGCTTCATCGCCGTGGGGACCACCGCGGCTGCGGTGCATTGGGGCGTCGTGCGCCTGACCGTGGAGTCCATGGAGGTGGCGCCGCTGGTGGCCAACGTGGCGGGCTGGATGATCGCATTCGTCGTGTCCTTCAGCGGCCACCGGTTCTGGACCTTCGGCGCGACCACCGGGGTCGGCACCGGACAGAGTCTGTGGCGCTTTGTCCTGGTGTCCGGCACCGGGTTCGCCGTCAACGAGGTCTGCTACGCCGCGCTGCTGCGCGCTGGCGGCCTGCGTTACGACCTGGCGCTCGGCGTGGTGCTGGTCGGGCTGGCGGTGGCGACCTTCGTGGTCAGCCGGCTGTGGGTGTTTCGGGCGGCGTCGCCGGGGTGA
- a CDS encoding ChbG/HpnK family deacetylase, with product MPDILASPRPCKRLAVCVDDYGLHAGIDEASTQLARAGRISAVSVMSDGPTWPASAPALRDAARTHPVDVGLHLNLTEALPGTAGEPLPRVILRAGLHLFDARALRRRIEQQLDRFEAGWGAAPDHVDGHQHVHQLAQVRSVLLEALEARYPDTARRPWLRASRAPAGADLPLRRKADVISWLGAVELQRGAARRGWQSNAHLLGVYGFDTDAAGYRALLQRWFALAQDGDLLMCHPASHAPAGDVIGTARQVEWRVWQSDTLPEDLARSGLQITALRNVLAERSSSGASGAVLAAAPGHQN from the coding sequence ATGCCCGACATCCTAGCCTCCCCCCGACCCTGCAAGCGCCTGGCGGTCTGTGTCGATGACTACGGCCTGCATGCCGGCATCGACGAGGCCAGCACGCAGCTCGCACGCGCCGGCCGCATCAGCGCCGTCAGCGTGATGAGCGATGGCCCGACCTGGCCCGCCAGTGCCCCCGCGCTGCGCGACGCCGCCCGCACGCACCCGGTCGATGTCGGCCTGCACCTGAACCTGACCGAAGCCCTGCCGGGCACCGCGGGCGAGCCGTTGCCGCGCGTGATCCTGCGTGCCGGGCTGCACCTGTTCGACGCACGCGCCCTGCGGCGCCGGATCGAGCAGCAGCTGGACCGGTTCGAGGCCGGCTGGGGCGCGGCGCCGGACCATGTGGACGGACACCAGCACGTGCACCAGCTGGCCCAGGTCCGCAGCGTGCTGCTGGAGGCACTGGAGGCGCGCTACCCGGACACCGCCCGCCGGCCGTGGCTGCGCGCCAGCCGGGCCCCCGCCGGTGCCGACCTGCCGCTGCGGCGCAAGGCCGACGTGATCTCGTGGCTGGGTGCGGTGGAACTGCAACGCGGCGCGGCCCGGCGTGGCTGGCAGTCCAACGCCCACCTGCTTGGCGTCTACGGCTTCGACACCGACGCGGCGGGTTACCGGGCCTTGCTGCAACGCTGGTTCGCCCTGGCGCAGGACGGTGATCTGCTGATGTGCCACCCGGCCAGCCATGCGCCGGCCGGCGATGTCATCGGCACGGCCCGCCAGGTCGAATGGCGCGTCTGGCAATCCGACACCCTGCCGGAGGACCTCGCCCGGTCCGGGCTGCAGATCACGGCGCTGCGCAACGTGCTGGCGGAACGATCATCCAGTGGAGCGTCTGGTGCGGTGCTTGCCGCTGCGCCGGGACATCAAAACTGA
- a CDS encoding glycosyltransferase family 2 protein — protein sequence MERLCSSISLVIPCYNEADNLDALLARCVATLNTLGMVWEIVLVDDGSRDNTALQLAHWSVREPRVRALLLSRNFGKEAALSAGLDAARGQAVVLMDADLQHEPELVPTMLQRWKHGIDVVYARRRDRSDEPWFKRTFTRLFYRMLNATHPRVTIPADAGDFRLLDRHVVDALKSLPEHNRFMKGMYAWVGFRSEELPYTPKARASGQSHYNLHSLVSLSLSGMTAFTTWPLRASSVLGVNLALLAFGYGGYLVLDYWLFGAEVSGWTTIVVSTMLFSGVQLLSLGVLGEYIARIYEEVKGRPLYIVHRHLGEGLPQGGGITPATPPETPTAG from the coding sequence GTGGAACGTCTCTGCAGCAGCATCAGCCTCGTCATCCCCTGCTACAACGAGGCCGACAACCTGGACGCGCTGCTGGCGCGCTGTGTCGCCACCTTGAACACGCTGGGCATGGTCTGGGAAATCGTGCTGGTCGACGACGGCAGCCGGGACAACACCGCGCTGCAACTGGCGCACTGGTCGGTGCGGGAGCCACGGGTGCGCGCGCTGCTGCTGTCCCGCAATTTCGGCAAGGAAGCGGCCCTGAGCGCCGGCCTCGACGCCGCACGCGGGCAGGCCGTGGTGCTGATGGACGCCGACCTGCAGCACGAACCCGAACTGGTCCCCACCATGCTGCAGCGCTGGAAACACGGCATCGACGTGGTCTACGCGCGCCGCCGGGACCGCAGCGACGAGCCCTGGTTCAAGCGCACCTTCACGCGGCTGTTCTACCGGATGCTCAACGCCACGCATCCGCGGGTGACGATTCCCGCAGACGCAGGCGATTTCCGGCTGCTCGACCGCCATGTGGTCGACGCGCTCAAGTCGCTGCCGGAGCACAACCGTTTCATGAAGGGCATGTACGCCTGGGTCGGCTTCCGCTCGGAAGAGCTGCCCTACACGCCCAAGGCACGCGCCAGCGGCCAGAGCCACTACAACCTGCACAGCCTCGTCAGCCTGTCGCTGAGCGGCATGACGGCGTTCACGACCTGGCCGCTGCGGGCCTCCAGCGTGCTCGGCGTGAACCTGGCGCTGCTCGCGTTCGGCTACGGCGGCTATCTGGTGCTGGACTACTGGCTGTTCGGTGCCGAGGTGTCCGGCTGGACCACCATCGTGGTCAGCACCATGCTGTTCTCCGGCGTGCAGCTGCTCAGCCTCGGCGTGCTCGGCGAATACATCGCCCGGATCTACGAGGAGGTCAAGGGGCGCCCGCTCTACATCGTGCACCGCCACCTGGGCGAAGGTCTGCCACAGGGCGGTGGCATCACCCCGGCGACGCCGCCCGAAACACCCACAGCCGGCTGA
- a CDS encoding ABC transporter permease has translation MAIAPTLQRLRTLASGRSLVIGTPLVWLLVFFLLPFLIVLRISFAEMDGARVSDLFTFANNELFMKLKLQNFLTILQDDLYLATYGQSLLYAGITTAVCLFIGYPFAYFMARSPATVQPLLLMGVMLPFWTSFLLRVYAWKGLLDTETGWVGTFLNTLHADQVLLPLGLISAEGQYMYTPFSLILGMVYTYLPFMILPLYGTLSKLDLRLLEAAQDLGATPWQAFWRITVPLSKGGIIAGAMLVFIPCVGEYVIPELLGGPETLMIGRVLWDEFFSNNDWPMASSVAVTMVLLILVPLAIFNRNQSQGAAQ, from the coding sequence ATGGCCATCGCCCCCACCCTGCAGCGCCTGCGCACCCTCGCGAGCGGGCGCAGCCTCGTCATCGGCACGCCACTCGTGTGGCTGCTGGTGTTCTTCCTGCTGCCCTTCCTCATCGTGCTGCGCATCAGCTTCGCGGAGATGGACGGGGCGCGGGTCAGCGACCTGTTCACCTTCGCGAACAACGAGCTGTTCATGAAGCTCAAGCTTCAGAACTTCCTCACCATCCTGCAGGACGACCTGTACCTGGCGACCTACGGCCAGTCGCTGCTGTACGCCGGCATCACGACCGCGGTCTGCCTGTTCATCGGCTACCCGTTCGCGTATTTCATGGCGCGCTCGCCCGCGACGGTGCAACCGCTGCTGCTGATGGGCGTGATGCTGCCGTTCTGGACCAGTTTCCTGCTGCGGGTCTACGCCTGGAAAGGACTGCTGGACACCGAGACCGGCTGGGTCGGCACCTTCCTGAACACCCTCCACGCCGACCAGGTGCTGCTGCCACTGGGGCTGATCTCGGCCGAGGGGCAATACATGTACACGCCCTTCTCGCTGATCCTGGGCATGGTCTACACCTACCTGCCGTTCATGATCCTGCCGCTGTATGGCACGCTGTCCAAGCTCGACCTGCGCCTGCTGGAGGCCGCGCAGGACCTGGGTGCAACGCCGTGGCAGGCGTTCTGGCGCATCACGGTGCCGTTGTCCAAGGGCGGCATCATCGCCGGCGCCATGCTGGTGTTCATCCCCTGCGTCGGCGAATACGTGATCCCCGAGCTGCTCGGCGGACCGGAGACGCTGATGATCGGCCGCGTGCTGTGGGACGAGTTCTTCAGCAACAACGACTGGCCGATGGCGTCGAGCGTGGCCGTGACGATGGTGCTGCTGATCCTCGTGCCCCTGGCGATCTTCAACCGCAACCAGTCGCAGGGAGCCGCCCAGTGA
- a CDS encoding ABC transporter permease subunit produces MIITPAGRWTSRIWLTAGFVFLYLPIIALVVYSFTDSPVPNVWAGFSLRWYEKLVEDEAIRNGLFLSLQIATATATGAVILGTLAAFTLERYPRFPGRTLFSGMVNAPLVMPEVIVGLSLLLMLVSMQRLFGVPERGIVTIWIGHMLVGMAYATVVIAARLRDLNPQFEEAAQDLGARPLQVFFLVTLPMIAQSMLAAWLLTFTLSLDDVVMSAFLSGPGSTTLPLVIFSRARLGLDPTVNALATVVIVVVAVFVVVSSYMIALRERRLQQEQQAALKGG; encoded by the coding sequence GTGATCATCACCCCCGCCGGACGCTGGACGAGCCGGATCTGGCTGACCGCCGGCTTCGTCTTCCTCTACCTGCCCATCATCGCGCTGGTGGTCTACAGCTTCACCGACTCGCCCGTGCCCAATGTCTGGGCCGGCTTCTCGCTGCGCTGGTACGAGAAGCTGGTCGAGGACGAGGCCATCCGCAACGGCCTGTTCCTGTCGCTGCAGATCGCCACCGCCACCGCCACCGGCGCCGTCATCCTCGGCACGCTGGCCGCCTTCACGCTGGAGCGCTACCCGCGCTTCCCCGGCCGCACGCTGTTTTCCGGCATGGTGAATGCGCCGCTGGTGATGCCGGAGGTGATCGTCGGGCTGTCGCTGCTGCTGATGCTGGTGTCGATGCAGCGGCTGTTCGGCGTGCCCGAACGCGGCATCGTGACGATCTGGATCGGCCACATGCTGGTCGGCATGGCCTACGCGACGGTCGTGATCGCGGCGCGTCTGCGCGACCTGAACCCGCAGTTCGAGGAAGCCGCGCAGGACCTCGGCGCCCGTCCGCTGCAGGTGTTCTTCCTCGTCACGCTGCCGATGATCGCGCAGTCGATGCTGGCGGCGTGGCTGCTGACCTTCACGCTGTCGCTGGACGACGTGGTGATGTCGGCCTTCCTGTCGGGACCCGGCTCGACCACGCTGCCGCTGGTGATCTTCTCGCGCGCCCGGCTGGGTCTGGACCCGACGGTGAACGCGCTGGCCACGGTCGTGATCGTGGTGGTGGCGGTGTTCGTCGTGGTGTCGAGCTACATGATCGCGCTGCGCGAGCGGCGCCTGCAGCAGGAACAGCAGGCTGCGCTGAAGGGTGGTTGA
- a CDS encoding ABC transporter ATP-binding protein translates to MAKTLEDSAFLRIDSVVKEFGDFRAVDQVSLDIAKGEIFALLGSSGCGKSTLLRMLAGFESPTSGRIVLNGQDLAGKPPYERPVNMMFQSYALFPHMTVWDNIAFGLRRDGLPSAEITARVDEMLRLTQLGKLAKRKPHQLSGGQQQRVALARSLAKRPQLLLLDEPLGALDKKLREATQIELVNIIETVGVTCVMVTHDQEEAMTMASRIAVMSEGRFLQVGSPSDIYETPTTRFVADFIGNVNLADGTITVDEADHVHVQCADYTHYIGHGITGYLGQPVTVAVRPEKIHLSKDRPENTPGDMNRVAGKVKEMSYFGDTTLYHLELASGARLKVSVENDSRDRQGALTWGDQVWAHWLPSSQVVLTQ, encoded by the coding sequence ATGGCCAAGACACTGGAGGACAGCGCCTTCCTGCGGATCGACTCCGTGGTGAAGGAGTTCGGGGATTTCCGGGCGGTGGACCAGGTGAGCCTGGACATTGCCAAGGGGGAAATCTTCGCCCTGCTCGGCTCGTCGGGCTGCGGCAAGAGCACGCTGCTGCGCATGCTGGCCGGCTTCGAGTCGCCGACCTCCGGCCGCATCGTGCTCAACGGGCAGGACCTCGCGGGCAAGCCGCCCTACGAGCGCCCGGTGAACATGATGTTCCAGTCGTATGCGCTGTTTCCCCACATGACGGTGTGGGACAACATCGCCTTCGGGCTGCGCCGCGACGGCCTGCCCTCGGCCGAGATCACGGCGCGCGTCGACGAGATGCTGCGCCTGACCCAGCTCGGCAAGCTGGCCAAGCGCAAGCCGCACCAGCTCTCCGGCGGCCAGCAGCAACGGGTGGCCCTGGCGCGTTCGCTCGCCAAGCGGCCGCAACTGCTGCTGCTCGACGAGCCGCTGGGCGCGCTCGACAAGAAGCTGCGCGAGGCCACGCAGATCGAGCTGGTCAACATCATCGAGACGGTCGGCGTGACCTGCGTGATGGTGACCCACGACCAGGAAGAGGCAATGACCATGGCCTCGCGCATCGCGGTGATGAGCGAGGGCCGCTTCCTGCAGGTCGGCAGCCCGTCCGACATCTACGAGACGCCGACCACCCGCTTCGTCGCCGACTTCATCGGCAACGTCAACCTCGCCGACGGCACGATCACGGTCGACGAGGCGGACCATGTGCATGTGCAGTGTGCCGACTACACGCACTACATCGGCCATGGCATCACGGGCTACCTCGGCCAGCCGGTGACGGTGGCCGTGCGCCCCGAGAAGATCCACCTGAGCAAGGACCGCCCCGAGAACACGCCCGGCGACATGAACCGCGTCGCCGGCAAGGTCAAGGAGATGTCCTATTTCGGTGACACGACGCTCTACCACCTGGAACTCGCCAGCGGTGCGCGCCTGAAGGTCAGCGTCGAGAACGACTCGCGCGACCGGCAGGGGGCACTGACCTGGGGGGACCAGGTCTGGGCGCACTGGCTGCCGTCGTCCCAGGTCGTGCTGACCCAATGA
- a CDS encoding DMT family transporter — protein sequence MTSSTESFPAAPLRWSYICLAGSMALVGSYVGLSKLLVAVFPIFLLAWLRFGIAAVAMAGWVRRPASETPLARHDRVLLFFESFLGNFLFSICMLYGVAMSTALAAGVIMAALPGVVALMSRVFLGERLTGRVLAGIACAVAGIALVSWSRHGVADVPGTTSTSTLTGNLLLVGAVVCEASYVVIGKRLSGRIGPRRISALVNLWGLALVTPFGLWQALSFDFTAVTQPTWMLLLFYALAASVVTVWLWMTGLRHVPAARAGVFTVMLPVSAAAVGVLLLGESFSTAQAQAFALAMLGVVLATWPESAAR from the coding sequence ATGACATCTTCTACCGAGAGTTTCCCCGCCGCGCCGCTGCGCTGGTCCTACATCTGTCTGGCAGGCAGCATGGCGCTGGTCGGCAGCTACGTCGGGCTGTCCAAGCTGCTGGTCGCCGTCTTTCCGATCTTCCTGCTGGCCTGGCTGCGCTTCGGCATCGCCGCGGTGGCGATGGCCGGCTGGGTGCGTCGTCCGGCCAGCGAAACACCCCTCGCGCGCCACGACCGCGTGCTGCTCTTCTTCGAGAGCTTCCTCGGCAACTTCCTGTTCTCGATCTGCATGCTGTATGGCGTGGCCATGAGCACGGCGCTCGCCGCCGGCGTGATCATGGCGGCGCTGCCGGGGGTGGTCGCGCTGATGTCGCGGGTGTTCCTGGGTGAACGGCTCACCGGGCGCGTTCTTGCCGGCATCGCCTGTGCCGTGGCGGGCATTGCGCTGGTGTCCTGGAGTCGGCACGGCGTCGCCGATGTGCCAGGCACCACCAGCACCAGCACACTGACGGGCAATCTGCTGCTGGTCGGCGCGGTGGTCTGCGAGGCCAGCTACGTCGTGATCGGCAAGCGGCTGTCTGGCCGCATCGGCCCGCGCCGCATCAGCGCACTGGTGAACCTGTGGGGCCTGGCACTGGTCACGCCGTTCGGCCTGTGGCAGGCCCTGTCGTTCGACTTCACCGCGGTCACGCAGCCGACCTGGATGCTGCTGCTGTTCTATGCCCTGGCCGCCAGCGTGGTGACGGTGTGGCTGTGGATGACCGGCCTGCGCCACGTGCCCGCCGCGCGGGCGGGGGTGTTCACGGTGATGCTGCCGGTGTCGGCCGCTGCCGTGGGCGTGCTGCTGCTGGGCGAGTCGTTCAGCACGGCGCAGGCGCAGGCGTTCGCACTGGCCATGCTCGGCGTGGTGCTGGCGACCTGGCCTGAATCAGCCGCCCGCTGA